The Actinosynnema mirum DSM 43827 genomic interval GCCGAGTCGTGCCGGTCCGGAGCGCCGGGCACCGCGACGCCCGACAGGTGCGCCACAGCCCCCAGAGCTGCGGCGGCGCGCCTGAGCCGGTCCGGGACGGGCACCGAGTCGGCGTCCGCGACGACCGCGTCGACGCGCAGTCCGGGCGCGTGCTCGGACAGCACGTCCAGGTGCAGCTCCGGGGAGAAGCCCTCGGTTTCGCCCGGTTGGGGGACAAGGTTGAGGACCACGACCTTGCGCGCGCGGGTCCGCACGAGCGCGTCGTGCAGCTCCGGCACGAGCAGGTGCGGCAGCACGCTGGTGAACCACGAGCCGGGCCCGAGCAGCACCACGTCCGCGTCCAGCACGGCCCGCACCGCCTCCGGGCAACCGCGCGGCGGCTCGCTCGGGCGGCCGGGGCCGTGCAGCCGGATGCGCTGCACCCGACCGGGCGTGGTGGCGATCGCGACCTGCCCCCGGATGCGCCTGACCTCGTCGTCGTCCTCGTCGAGGCCCGTCACGTCGGCCTCGATCTCCAGCGGCTCGGTGCACATGGGCAGCACGGTGCCGCGCACGCCCAGCAGCCTGCCCGCCTCGCGCAGCACGGCGACCGGGTCGCCGAGCTGCTCGAGCAGGCCCGCGAGGACCAGGTTGCCGACGGCGTGGCCCGCGAGCGCGCCGGTGCCGCCGAAGCGGTGCTGGAACAGCGTGGACCACAGCGCCGACGAGGCGTCGTCGTCCGCCAGCGCCACCATGGCCTTGCGCAGGTCGCCGGGCGGCAGCAGGCCGAGCTCGCGGCGCAGCCTGCCCGACGACCCCCCGTCGTCGGCGACGGTCACCACGGCGGTGACGTCGTCGGTGAGCCTGCGCAGCGCCGTGAGCGTGGCGTGCAGCCCGTGGCCGCCGCCCAGCGCGACAGCGGACAGGCTCACTCGCGACCCAGGTCCCGGTGGACGACCTTCACGGCCATGCCGTCCTCGGTGGCGAGCCTGCCCGCCAGCTCCTCGGAGATCGCGACGCTGCGGTGCTTGCCGCCGGTGCAGCCCACGGCCAGGGTCAGGTAGCGCTTGCCCTCGCGCCGGTAGCCGGCGCCGATCAGGCGCAGCAGCTCGTGGTAGCGGTCGAGGAACTCCTCGGCGCCCTCCTGGGTGAGGACGTAGTTGCGCACCTCCCCGTCAAGGCCGGTCTGCTCGCGCAGCTCCGGGATCCAGAACGGGTTCGGCAGGAACCGCACGTCCATGACCAGGTCGGCGTCCATCGGCAGGCCGTACTTGTAGCCGAAGGACAGCACGGTGACGCGGGTGCGGGTGGCCGACTCGGTGCCGAACGTGTCCTCGATCTTGGCGCGCAGCTGGTGCACGGACAGCGCCGAGGTGTCCAGGACCAGGTCGGCCTCCTCCCGCAGCGGGGTCAGCAGCACCCGCTCGGCCTCGATGCCGTCGGCGAGCCTGCCGTCGGCCTGCATCGGGTGGCCGCGGCGGACCGACTCGAAGCGGCGGATCAGCACGTCGTCGGTGGCCTCCAGGAACAGCACCTTCGGCTTGTAGCCGCGCGCGTCCAGGTCCTTGATGACGGCGGCGAGGTCGTCGGTGAACGCGCGGCTGCGCACGTCCATGACGACCGCGACCCTGGTGATGGCTCCCCTGGCCTGCGCGCCCAGCTCCACCATGGTGGAGATCAGCTCGGGCGGCAGGTTGTCCACGACGAACCAGCCGAGGTCCTCAAGGCACTTCGCGGCGGTGGACCGGCCCGCCCCCGACAGGCCCGTCACCACCGCGACCTCGATGCCGGACTTCTCCCCGGCGGTTTCGCTCACGTTCGCTCCCCTTCGGTACCGGCCGCCGCGCCCAGTCTGGCGCGCACGGCCTCGGCGGTGCGCCGTCCCACACCGGGCACCCCGCTGATCTCCTCGATGCTCGCCTCACGCAGCTTCCGCAGTGAGCCGAAGTGCTTCAGCAGCGCCGCCTTGCGCGTCTGGCCGAGGCCGGGCACGTCGTCCAGCTCCGAGGCCGTCATGCGCTTGGACCGCTTCTGGCGGTGGTAGGCGATGGCGAACCGGTGCGCCTCGTCGCGCAGGTGCTGGAGCAGGTAGAGGGCTGTGCTGGTGCGGGGCAGGATAGTCGGGTCCGGGTCGTCCGGCAGCCACACCTCCTCCAGGCGCTTGGCGAGTCCGACGACGGCGACGTTCTCGATCCCCAGCTCGGCGAGCACGCCCGCGGCGGCCGTGGCCTGCGGTCCGGCGCCGTCCACGACCAGCAGGTTCGGCGCGTAGGCGAAGCGGCGGGGCTTGCCGGTCTCCGGGTCGATGCCGGGCTTGGCGTCGTCGCCCGCCTCGGCGGTCTCCTTCAGGTAGGCCTGGAAGCGGCGGCGCACGACCTCGGCGATGGAGGCGACGTCGCCCTCGGTGGCGGCCTCGCGCAGGGCGAAGCGGCGGTACTCGGACTTGCGCGGCAGGCCGTCCTCGAAGACCACGAGGGAGGCGACCACGTCGGTGCCCTGGGTGTGGCTGATGTCGACGCACTCGATCCGCAGCGGCGCGCTGGGCAGGTCGAGGGCGTCCTGGAGCTCCTGGAGGGCGGCGGAGCGGGCCGTGAGGTCGCCCGCGCGGCGCAGCTTGTGCTGCTGGAGCTCCTCCTTGGCGTTGCGCTCGACGGTCGCCATGAGGTCGCGCTTGTCGCCGCGCTGCGGCACCCGCAGGCCGACCTTCGTGCCGCGCAGGCCGCCCAGCCAGCGCTCCAGGGCGGGGGCGTCGTCGGGCAGCTCGGGCACGAGGACCTCGCGCGGCACCGGGGCGGCGTCCTCGGCGGCGGCGCCCGCGGCCTCGGCCTGGCCGCCGTAGAACTGGGTGAGGAAGCGGTCCACCAGGGCGGGGACGCCCTCGGAGTTCTCCCGGTCCACCACCCAGGCCCGCTGCCCGCGCACCCGGCCGCCGCGCACGTGGAAGACCTGGACGGAGACCTCCAGGTCGTCGGTGGCGAACGCGACCACGTCGGCGTCGGTGCCGTCGCCGAGCACGACGGCCTGCTTCTCGACGGCGCGGCGCAGCGCGGACAGGTCGTCGCGCAGCCGGGCGGCCCGCTCGAACTCCAGCTCCTCGGCGGCGGCGTTCATCTCGCGCTCCAGGCGGCGGACCATGCCGTCGGTGCGGCCCGCGAAGAAGTCGCAGAACTCGCCGACGATGGCCCGGTGCTCGTCCGGGGAGACCCGGCCGACGCAGGGGGCGGAGCACTTGTCGATGTAGCCGAGCAGGCAGGGGCGGCCCATCTGCTCGTGGCGCTTGAAGACGCCGCCGGTGCAGGTGCGGGCGGGGAAGACGCGCAGCAGCATGTCCAGGGTCTCGCGCAGGGCCCAGGCGTGCGGGTAGGGGCCGAAGTAGCGCACGCCCCTGCGCTGCGGGCCCCGGTAGACGTGCAGGCGCGGGATCTCCTCGTTCAGGGTCACCGCGAGCATCGGGTAGGACTTGTCGTCCTTGTAGCGGACGTTGAAGCGCGGGTCGAACTCCTTGATCCAGTTGTACTCCAGCTGGAGCGCCTCGACCTCGGTGCCGACAACGGTCCACTCGACGCTCGCGGCGGTGGTGACCATCTGGCGGGTGCGCGGGTGCAGGCCGGAGAGGTCGGCGAAGTAGGAGTTCAGCCGGGAGCGGAGGTTCTTCGCCTTGCCGACGTAGACGACCCGCCCAGTGGGGTCGCGGAACTTGTAGACACCGGGGGCCTCCGGGATGCTCCCGGCGGCGGGTCGGTAGGTCGACGGGTCGGCCACGGGACAAGACTACGTGCGGGGTCCGACAACTCTCCGGCAGGCCGGGACGGCGCAGGTCGGGGGCGTGGCACGGGGGCGGGAGCGGCTGCGGGGCGGGTGGGCGGCGCGGCGGGGGCGCGCGGGCCCGCCGACCGCCCGGTGCTGGCGGTGGGCGGGCCCGGTCGCGGCGTGCGGACGCCCGCGCGGCTGCGGCAGGCACCCGGTGGCTTGTCCTCGGCAGCTGGCCCCCGGTGAGCGGCGGCTGGTGGTTGACGCACTGCCAGCGCCCGGCAGGCGGTCGGCGGACGTTGGCCCGCGTCCCATCCCCAGCCAGGAGCCGCCCCCGTCAGCAGCCTCCCCGCTCAGGGGCCGACGTACACGACCTGGTCGCCCTGGACCGCGACCTGCACGGCGGTCAGGCCGCGCTGCGCGGGCGGGTTGGTGACCTCGCCCGTCGACGCGTCGAACCGGCTGCCGTGCGCCGGGCAGGTGATGGTGCCGTCCTTCGGGGCGCCCACCGTCTCGCCGACGTGCGGGCAGGTCGCGTCGTAGGCCTTGACCTCGCCGCCGGTGCGGACCAGGACGAGCGGCTTGCCCTTCGGGCCGTCCACGACCACGCCGCCGTTGTCGGGGACGTCCGCCAGCGCCACCAGGGACTGGCCGCCCGAGGTCGCGGAGCCGCCGGTGGCCGAGGTCGCCGGGGTGGACGCGCCGCCGGTGGTGGCGCCGCCCCCGGTCCCGGTCGAGCCGGTGGTGGGGGCGCTGCTCGACGAGCCGCCGTCGCCGCAGGCCGCCAGGCCTCCGGGGACGGCCAGCGCGACGAGCACTCCGCAGAGCACGCGCCTGCGGGAGAGGGGGCCTGGGTCGGTGGTGGTCACCTTGGTCCTCCGTCGGTCCGTGGTGGTGGGGCGGTTCGGGTTGCCCGGACCACACTCGGCACGCGCGGGGGAGGCGGCAAGTTCAGCGGTCGTCCCGACAGCCGATCAACAGGCTGAGGTGAGGTGGGGGTTAAGCGGAACGTGGTGACGGCTTGCACGTTCGAGGGGTGCTGACACTTTGCGGTGAAACAGGCTCGATGAATTGACATTCCACGCGGTTCGGAAAGCGAGCTCCGGGAAGTCCACCCGATCAGGCGAGCAGAACGTCCTGGTCCATCACCCTTACGGGGACCTCGGTGAGGTCCTGCTTCGCCGGGCCGGACCGCACCTCGCCGGTGGCGGGGTCGAACGTGCTGCCGTGCGCCAGGCACGCGACCGAGCCCCCGGTGGGCGGGTTCACGGTGGCTCCGGCGTGCGGGCAGGCCGGGTTGAAGGCCCGCAGCTCGGTCTCGGCGGGGCGGAGCAGCAGGAGTTGCCCGTCGGTGGACACGTCGACCAGCGCGCCACCGCCCACGGGCACGTCGGCCAGCGCCGCGATCCGATCACCGGGCTTGCCGCTGCCCACGCCGGGACGGCGGGTCGGCGCGCCGGGGCCGCAGGCGGTCGCGACGACGGGGGTGGTGAGCGCGAGCAGGCCGCACAGGAGGGTTCGCCGATCCACGGGAGCATTCTGCGACGGCCGTCCGGCGGGACGGGCAGGGGGCTCGGGAGCAGCCGCCAGGGCGGCGACCGCGTGACCCCCTGAACCGGCCGGAGCCGTCCGGACGGCGGCACCCGGCGGAGTGCAGTCGGAAGTCGGTCCGGCGTCAGGACGCCGGGCATCCCCCGCGCGGGGGACCACCGGCGAGTGAAGTCCGCCGGTCGCGAGCCGGTCGCGAGCCGGTCGCGAGCCGGTCGCGAGCCGGTCGCGAGCCGGTCGCGAGCCCGTCGCACGGCGGCTCGGGCGGGGGCGAAAGCACTGGTGGGACCGGGTGCGGCAGTGGGCGGGTGGCGTCGGCACCCCACCCGCCCCGTGCCCGTCGCAGGCCCCCTCCCCCGCAGGTGGGGACCGCTGGCGAGCACCTCCACCGGGGTCCCGTTCGGGTCGGGACCCCGCGGGCGCCTGCCGGTGGCGTCGCCTCACCGCCGGCAGGCCCCCGCGGCCCTGCTGGTCGACCCTCTCGCCGGTCGACCGACCGGCAGCCGGGGCTCCACCCCCGACACCGGCCAGAACCCGCTCCGCCGCGCCGTCCGCCACGACCAGCCCCGTGCCCGCCGCCGAGCACCCGCTGATCGCCCTCCCGGACCGCTCACGCACCCGCGGAGCACGCCTCGCACCCGCCGCGACCGGCGGGAAGCCCTGACCCGGACCTCCCGCTCAGCGCGTCGCGGGTCAAGCGCCCGCCGACCGCCTCCCGCCCGCCGCGCCGCTGGTGGCAGCCCTGCGACCCGCTCCCACCAGCCGCCGTCGGTCGGGCCACCGGCCACCCCGGTCCACCGGCCGGACCTCCCAGTCCCGGCCCGTCGCCGGGGCGCCCGCGGTCGGGCGCCCGGCCGTCCCCTACCGCTCGTCCTGCGCCGCCGCCGACCTGGCCAGCGCCAGCACCGCCGTGAACGGCGGGAACCAGTGCCGCGAGTGCGACGGCGGGTTCGCCCACCGGAGCGAGCCGTACCTGGTCATCGTCGGCGGCAGGGCGATGCGCTGCGGGGAGCGCACGAACTGGACCTCCGGCGGGGCCTTCAGGTGGGTCGGCAGGAGCGCGACCAGCTCCGCGAGGAAGATCCAGTGCTCCCTCGGCCCCGGTATCACCGTGACCGGCCCGGCCAGCATCCTCGCCTTCAGGTCGGCCAGGACCCTGGAGCCGATTCTCGCGGGCATGGCCAGCGCGGTGGTCGCCGGTCCCAGCGGGAGGAACACGCCCTGCTCGGTCACGGACACCTTCCAGCCGAGCAGCCGGTAGCCCGCGATCGCCTCTCCCAGCGCCTGCTGGTGCGCGCGGTCGCGCGGTCGCGGGCGCGGGTTCGTGCTGTGTGCGGTGGTGGTGACGGTCATCGGCGGAGGCCCCTCCCCGGTCGGGTGGTCGTAGGTCTGGTGGGCTGTGCGGCGAGGGGGGTTGCCCCCCGCCCCGTACACACGCAGAGTGGGTCCAACCGGGAGCAGTCACCACACCACGCCCGGATCGGTTTGATGCACCGCATGAATGGCCCCCATCCACCACACGGCGTCACCAGCCCCTGGCCAGGACCACCACACGCCTTTATGCACGAAATGCATGGACTCGTGGTGACGGTTCCCTATGCTGGTGGCCACGCTCAGTGACGGGAGCGAGCCGATGGAAGCGAACGGACGAAGAGCCACCAGCACCAGGCGCGCGTGCCCGTCCTGCGGGGCGCTGATAGCCGCCGACAACTCGGACCGGCTCTGCCACCGGTGCAGGCGCAACGCGCGCGCCGACATCTACGGGCCCCCCGCCCTGACCGAAGAGTTCTGGGACCACCCCGTGCTGGCCTCCGCGTTCGCGGCCAGGGACATGGGGGCGGTCCTGGCCGCCTACCGGCACCACCCGCAGCACGTCAGCCGGATCACCCAGGACCGCATGGCCACCTGGCTGGGAATCAGCCAGGCGCAGCTGTCGCGGTACGAGACCGGCGAGAACCCGATCGACCGGATCGAGCGACTGCGCCACTTCGCGCGCGCCCTGAGCATCCCCGGCGACCGGCTGTGGTTCGACCGCGTCGGCATTCCCAGCCAGGCGGCCCCCGAACGCGGGGCGCCGCCCGATGTGCTCGTCGCAGCGTGGGACGCGTCGAGCATAGCCAGATCGGTCGAGGAAACGGCGAGGAGCGACTTGGCGATCAGCAGACGGGCGGCGCTCACCGGAGCAGCCGCCGTCACGATGGGCCCCACGCTGGTGGAGCCGCTGCAGCGGTGGTTGCACCCGCTGCAGCCGCTCACCAGGTGGTCGTCCAGCGCGGCGATCAGCGAGGAGGAGCTGGCCGCACTGCAGCACGTCGCCGACGGGTTGCGCGGCTGGGGCGGTCGGGGCGGGTACGGGTTGGCGCGCAAGGCGGTGCTGGGCCAGCTGGAGGAGCTGGCCGAGCGGCTGACCAGGGCCCCGGCGGGACCGACGACGGAGCGGGCGTTCTTCATCGGCGCCGAGCTGTCGAAGGTCGCGGCGAGCATGTCGTGGGACGCGGGGATGCACGACGCGGCCCAGCGGTACTACGTGCTCGGCGTGCGCATGGCCAAGGCCGGGCACAACGACGCGTTCGCGGCGCTGTGCCTGGCCGCGATGGCCAGGCAGATGTTCGACCTGGGGCGGCCCGAGGACGGCCTGGACCTGGTGCAGCTGGCCCAGTACGGGACCCGCCGCAAGGCCACGCCGACCCTGCAGGCGCTGCTGCTGACCAGGGAGGCGTGGGCGTACGCGCAGCTCGGCAGGGTCAAGGAGTTCCACCGGGCGGTGGGCCAGGCGCAGGACAGCTTCGCCCAGCGCGAGCACGGTTCCGAGCCCTGGTGGTTGCAGAGCTTCGACGAGGCGGAGTTGGAAGGGGTGATCGGGGCCCGGCTGCGGGACCTGGCGGCGCACGACCCGAGCCAGGCGCTGCTGGCCGAGAAGCACATCCTGCGGGCGCTGGAGCTGCGCGACCCGGCGCGGGTGCGCAACCGGGCGTTCGACGTGATCGGTCTGGCCCGCACCAAGATGGCGGCTGGCGATCCGGAGGCCGCCTGCGGTTTGATCCAACAGGTCCTGCCCACCGCGGTCGGCCTGGCTTCCGGCCGGGTCGTGCGCAAGCTGCAGGACTTCGCGAAGGAGGCGGAGCGGCACCGGGAACTCCCGCTGGTGCGCGACACCCGCGAGGCGATCCGGGGAGTGCGGACGGCCTGATGCGGGTTGGGATCACCGGGCACAGCAATCTGGCGCCCGAATGCGTCGACGAGGTGGGCGCGGGGATCCGCGCGGCACTGGACGCGGCACTGGAGGACGAGGCGGCGGGCGGGTCATCCCTGGTGGGGGTGACCTGCCTGGCCGCCGGAGCCGACCAGCTGTTCGCGCGGGTGGTGCTGGGGATGGGCGGGGAGGTGGAGGTGGTGCTCCCCGCGGCGGACTACCGGGACAAGATAAAACCGCACAACCTGGCGGAGTACGACGAGCTGCTGGGGCGGGCGACGGTGGTCAGCGTGCTGCCCAACGAGGTGTCCGGGCGGTACGCGTACGTGATGGCCAACGAGCGGATGCTGGCGAGCGTCGACTTCGTGGTCGCGGTGTGGGACGGGCTGCCCTCGGGCGGCAAGGGCGGCACCGGGGACGTGGTCGAGCACGCGGTGGCGTCCGGGGTGCCGGTGGTCGTGGTGTGGCCGCCCGGCGCGCGCCGGAAGTCGTGAGCCGGGGGCGGAGCTGGTGAACCAGGACCGTTCCTGACCTGGTTCACCGCCACACTGGGACGCGTGTTGGAGACCTCCGCGCGTTTGCTCAGGCTGCTGTCGCTGCTCCAGGTCCGCCGCGAGTGGAGCGGGCCGGAGCTGGCCGGGAGGCTCGGCGTCGGGGTGCGCACGGTGCGCCGCGACGTCGACAAGCTCCGGTCGCTCGGCTACCCGGTGTCCTCGCTGCCCGGCGCGGCGGGCGGCTACCAGCTGGGCGCGGGTGCCGAGCTGCCGCCGCTGCTGCTGGACGACGAGGAGGCCGTCGCGGTCGCCATCGGCCTGCGCACGGCGGCGGGCGGCACGGTGCACGGCATCGAGGAGAGCTCGGTGCGGGCGCTGGCGAAGCTGGAGCAGGTGCTGCCGTCGCGGCTGCGCAGGCGGGTGGCGGCGCTGCAGCGGCACACCGTGTCGCTGGCCGCGCCCGCCGTGCGGGTGGACGCCAACGCGCTCGCGGTGATCGCCGGGGCCTGCCGGGACGCGCAGCGGCTGCGGTTCGGGTACCGGGGCAAGGACGGGGCCGGGTCGCGTCGGCACGTGGAGCCGTTCGGGCTGGCCCACACCGGGTGGCGCTGGTACCTGGTGGCGTGGGACGTGGACCGGGCGGACTGGCGCACGTTCCGGGTCGACCGGTTCGAGGGCGAGCCCGCGCTGGGCGGGCGGTTCCCGCGCCGGGAGGCCCCGGCGGAGGACCTGGTGGCGTACGTGTCGGAGCAGCTGGCGGTGGCCCCCTACGAGCACCGGGCCGAGCTGGTGGTGCACGCGCCGCACGAGGAGGTCGCGGCGCGGGTGTCGCGGACCTCGGTGAGCATCACGCCGATCGACGAGCGCACCACGCGGGTCGTGATGGGGGCGTCGTCGGTGGTGGAGCTGGGGATGTGGGTGGGGGTGCTCGGGTTCGAGTTCACGCTGGTGGGCTCGCCCGAGCTCGCCCAGCACCTGCGGGTGCTGGGCGAGCGGTTCGGCCGGGCGGTCGGCTGAGGCGGGTCAGCGCCACCACTCGGCGAGGGACTTGCCGATCGCGGTGAACCGCGCCTCGTCGAGCGGCAGGGTCCTCCGGCCCGCGCCGACGCGCTCGCGGAAGCCGTTCCCGTCGTCCCGGAAGTCCGGGCTGCCGAAGCTGCGCTGGGAGAGCAGCAGGCGCCAGCCGGTCGGGGAGTAGATCCGCAGGTTCATGACCAGGGAGTCGTGCGGCTGCCGGACCGAGGCGTCGTGGTACTGGATGACGGCGCCGTTGTCCAGGGTGATCCGGCGGGGCGGGGCGCAGCCCTCCACGTCGACCAGGTCCTGGTCGGCCATCTGCGTCGGGGTGAGGCGCTCCGTCCGGTGCATCCCCGCGCTGAGGCGGACGCTGCCCACCCCCTCGGCGTCGGACAGGTCGGTGATGTTCGCGTAGGTCTCCCCGTAGCCCCGCTGCCGCTCGGGCAGCGCGTACTGGGTGACCTCCCCGACCCGGAGGTCTCCCGCGTTGTCCAGGAGCGCTTGCCTCAGCGCTCCGACCAGCTCGTCGTAGAGCGGCTGGGGGCTGGAGGTCTCGAACCAGACCACGTTGGTGTTCCCCTCGCACCGCGCCGGGGCGCTGACCTCCCAGCTGTCGGGCGCCGGGTAGTGGTTCGAGGTGCTGGTCTGCTTCTCGCCGGGCAGCTCCACGCGCGGCCACCGCTCGTCCGGGGTGGTGGAGGGCGCGGTGGTGACCGTGGACAGCGCCGGGTTCGCCGGGGAGGGCGGCTGGGCGATGCCCTTGAGCGAGCCGATGCCCAGCGCCGCGCCGCCGACCAGGGCGAACGTCGCCGCCACCGCGCCGGTGCGGTGCAGCAGGACCCGGCGGCGGCCCCGGCGCAGGACCTCGTCCAACCCGGTCGCGGGCCGGGGGTCCGGGCCGTCGACCTCGGCGCGCAGCGCGGCGCGCAGCTCGTCGTCTTCCCACATCACGTGCGCTCCCTGGGGTGTGCGCGGGGGAAGGCGCGGCGGAGCGCCTCCAGGCCGCGCGAGGTCTGGCTCTTGACCGTGCCCTGCGTGCAGCCCATGGTCTGGGCCACCTGCTCCACGGACAGGTCGTGGACGAACCGGAGCACGATCACCGCGCGCTGGCGCGGCGGCAGCTCCTGCAGGGCGGGGATCAGGTTCTGGCGGTGCTCGGCGGACTCGGTGTCCGGGGGCACCGGGCGTTCGGGCGGCTCCGCCACGGCCTGCTCGCGGCCCCGTCTGCGCCGCCGGGTGTCCAGGAAGACCCTGGTCACGACCGTGCGCAGGTACGCCTCGGCGGTCTCGCTGCGGACCCTGGCCCACGCGGAGTACACGCGCACGAACGCGTTCTGGGTGATCTCCTCCGCGTCCGACCAGTTGCCGCACATCGCGTAGGCGGTGCGGCGGGCCTGATCGAAGTGCCCGGTGTAGAACCGGGTGAACTCCTCGTCGCGTTTCAACTCTCGGCCCTTCGTCTCGCGGTCACCGCTTCTACGCGTTCACGAGGTCGGGGGTTGACGGCGCGACGGACATTTCCAGCGGGCGGAGGGCGTCGGGGCGGCCGGACCGGGTGCGGCCCGACCGCCCGTGGAGGCGCCCCGTGCGGAAGGGGATCAGCGCGGGGTGCCTGCCAGGCGGTAGGCGGCCGAGCCGATCAGCTCCAGGGACACCTGCAGGCGCTCCTGGCTCACGTTGGCCGCGATCGTGTCCTCGGGGGTGTGGTACAGCGGCTCCAGCTCGGCCGGGCCGCCCTCGCCGCGCCAGCTGAAGTTGGCCGCCGCGATGCCGCGCTCGTGGAACGGCACGTGGTCGCTGCTGCCGCGCTGCACCGGGCCGTGCACGCGGGAGCTGTAGCCGAGCCTGCCCGCCGCCGCCGCGACCTGGGAGGTGGTGCTGTTGTTCCCGCCGTCCACGGACAGCAGCCAGTAGGCGGTCGCGGGGCCGTGGCTGGTGGCGACCATGTCGTTCTGGAACACGCCCCGGATGCGGGCCGCCTCCACGTCGGTGAGCTGGTCGACGTAGTGCCGGGAGCCGATGAGCCCCTGCTCCTCCGAGCCCCACAGGGCGAAGCGGAGCGCCTTGTGGGTGGGCAGGTGCCGCAGGACACGGGCCAGTTCGAGGGCCAGGACGGTGCCGCTGCCGTCGTCGTTGGCGCCCGGCGAGCCGATCACGGTGTCGTAGTGGGCGGTGACCATGACGACGCCGGTGTCGCGGCCGGGGAGCAGGCCGGGGCGCTCGGCGATGACGTTGTACGAGGTCAGGTTCGCGTGCAGCGCCGTGGTCACGGTCAGCGGCACGGGGCCGCCGAGCGCGCGCAGCCGCTCCACGTGGACCTGGGCGAGGCCGAGCACCGGGACGGTGACGGTGGTGGGCAGGGTCGGGGAGAACGCGCCGGCCTTGCCCGCGCCCGCCGCGTTCACCCGGCCGAGGAGGACGGCCGCCGCTCCCCTGGCGACCAGGTCGGCCGGGATCGGGGACCCGGTGGGGACGTTGACCAGCAGGGCGACCCTGCCGGTGAGGTCGGCGGGCAGGTCGGTCCCCGCGCCGAGGTCCACGAGGACGCCGGAGGCGGTGGCGTCGAGCGCGCCGAACCGGGAGGCGCCCGCGTCCCAGGTGCCCGCGCCCGCCGGGGTGAGCGTGGAGAGGTACTTGTCCGCGACCGGGAACGGTTGGAGCTCCACGCGGTAGTTCAGGTCGGTCAGGACCTGGGCGAGGTAGTCGCGGGCCCGGTGCTCGGAGGTGGTGCCGCCGATGCGCTGCCCGATGCGCTCGCTGAGCACCCGCAGGTGGTTCAGCGCCTCGCCCGCGCGCACCCGAGACACCACGGGGAGGTCGGCCAGCGCCAGGTCCGGGGCGGCCGAGGCGCCCGGCCGCTGCTCTCGGGCAGCGGCCAGGGCCGCTCCGGGG includes:
- a CDS encoding M28 family peptidase; translation: MRRRDVLMAAAAGVVVAGLNPGAALAAAREQRPGASAAPDLALADLPVVSRVRAGEALNHLRVLSERIGQRIGGTTSEHRARDYLAQVLTDLNYRVELQPFPVADKYLSTLTPAGAGTWDAGASRFGALDATASGVLVDLGAGTDLPADLTGRVALLVNVPTGSPIPADLVARGAAAVLLGRVNAAGAGKAGAFSPTLPTTVTVPVLGLAQVHVERLRALGGPVPLTVTTALHANLTSYNVIAERPGLLPGRDTGVVMVTAHYDTVIGSPGANDDGSGTVLALELARVLRHLPTHKALRFALWGSEEQGLIGSRHYVDQLTDVEAARIRGVFQNDMVATSHGPATAYWLLSVDGGNNSTTSQVAAAAGRLGYSSRVHGPVQRGSSDHVPFHERGIAAANFSWRGEGGPAELEPLYHTPEDTIAANVSQERLQVSLELIGSAAYRLAGTPR